In Erigeron canadensis isolate Cc75 chromosome 6, C_canadensis_v1, whole genome shotgun sequence, the following are encoded in one genomic region:
- the LOC122604121 gene encoding putative F-box protein At3g10240, which produces MEIKIRKTGMSDNIPFDMQVEIMKRLPVKALAVFRSVSKAWKSVIDSRLFVADYTNFHQQHRLLIRYMIDYKFGYYYQYVSIVDNDTLSRHEFQIVIANVPGSVVQLVGTSQGLLCLFGDYRVDDCIKKTAVIWNPSLGKSIAIDVPVVGDSDSTVLGFGVRPDNLDPMIVTIDYVEHCYEVMLFVLSSRDWRTPRGRLPPKSIVFSHGTPVATDRCIYWEACEVSIYLVVAFDMVCETFTEINLPHCVAHRSSNEDFSISMIRGSLALLEWYDDVKKQGCDVWMMVDNGASKSFTKLFTINIPSLPSLSTEVLGFRKNDQPIMQTAGYRHPASLELYEPRTGTIKKTGINLEEGSYFLSSYTETLLLLDQVDEQVVTIQLLNQSS; this is translated from the coding sequence ATGgaaatcaaaatcagaaaaacaGGGATGTCAGACAACATTCCTTTTGACATGCAAGTAGAGATCATGAAAAGACTTCCTGTTAAAGCGCTGGCCGTGTTCAGATCGGTTTCGAAAGCTTGGAAATCAGTAATCGACAGCCGTCTCTTTGTTGCCGATTACACCAACTTTCACCAGCAACATCGGCTTCTTATAAGGTACATGATTGATTACAAGTTTGGATACTACTACCAATATGTTTCCATAGTTGACAATGACACTCTCTCCCGACATGAATTTCAAATTGTTATTGCTAATGTTCCCGGGTCGGTAGTACAACTTGTTGGTACGTCTCAAGGGTTGTTATGCTTATTCGGTGATTATCGAGTGGATGATTGTATTAAAAAAACAGCTGTGATCTGGAATCCGTCACTTGGAAAATCCATTGCTATAGATGTGCCTGTTGTAGGTGATTCAGATTCAACCGTTTTAGGTTTTGGGGTTCGCCCTGATAATCTTGACCCTATGATTGTAACGATTGATTATGTTGAACATTGTTATGAGGTTATGCTGTTTGTGTTAAGCTCACGGGATTGGAGAACTCCACGTGGTAGATTGCCTCCTAAGTCGATTGTTTTTTCACACGGCACTCCAGTTGCTACGGATCGGTGTATTTATTGGGAAGCTTGTGAGGTTAGTATTTATTTAGTTGTTGCGTTCGATATGGTGTGTGAAACCTTTACTGAAATAAACCTCCCTCATTGTGTAGCACACCGGTCTTCTAATGAAGATTTTTCCATCTCTATGATAAGAGGGTCTCTTGCGCTACTTGAATGGTATGATGACGTCAAGAAACAAGGTTGTGACGTATGGATGATGGTGGACAATGGTGCTTCAAAATCGTTCACAAAGCTATTCACCATCAACATACCATCATTACCGTCATTATCTACAGAGGTTCTAGGATTTAGGAAGAATGACCAACCTATTATGCAAACAGCTGGTTACCGGCATCCAGCATCACTTGAACTTTATGAACCACGCACAGGGACCATCAAGAAAACGGGGATTAACCTTGAAGAAGGTTCATACTTTTTAAGTTCCTACACGGAAACTTTACTTTTGCTAGATCAGGTGGATGAGCAAGTTGTAACGATCCAATTGCTAAATCAGTCATCATGA